Proteins from a genomic interval of Kitasatospora kifunensis:
- a CDS encoding UbiD family decarboxylase: MTAAPGLSLRAALAQLAGTDPAAALERPEPIAAEAVARDFADRYAGVPAVGIARSEPAVRYTRVGEEGATVLLGLYGDQSRLAAWLPGLPERTTPQTAARLLAAARAPRLRTAAPCRQLVARHEEVDLTRLPVLTATPRDAGPYLTAALVHAEDPVTGESALSAHRMLVLDRRRLTIWLVPGRQLGLLHLRALERGERLAVTVNIGVPPAAMLASALNSRFLPPGLGKLALAGALAGQPLGLAPALTQPAHALAEAEIVLEGHLDDSTAAEALDEREPGCSLPEFLGYDGRARTGLPVLTVTAVTTRRNPLYQAVIGPGREQSHILGVAGAFSVALSLPATPGLRVADLYFSPAGGGMLLLAVAVRKEHCAADGLLAPLAREVFRQHPFVKTVVFTDDDVAIRCAEDLLWAMTTRCNLAADAACFEGFPPVPMDPAQTPEWAGARHHPTVPGRVAIDATTPYALRASTARSFLRTGVPVHHGTAKG; encoded by the coding sequence GTGACCGCGGCCCCGGGGCTGTCGCTGCGCGCGGCCCTGGCGCAGCTGGCCGGCACCGACCCGGCCGCCGCGCTGGAGCGCCCGGAGCCGATCGCCGCCGAGGCGGTGGCGCGCGACTTCGCCGATCGGTACGCGGGTGTGCCGGCCGTGGGGATCGCCAGGTCGGAACCGGCCGTGCGCTACACCAGGGTGGGCGAGGAAGGGGCCACGGTGCTGCTCGGCCTCTACGGCGACCAGTCCCGCCTGGCCGCCTGGCTGCCCGGACTGCCCGAGCGCACCACCCCGCAGACGGCGGCCCGGCTGCTGGCGGCCGCGCGGGCGCCGCGGCTGCGCACCGCCGCGCCGTGCCGGCAGCTGGTCGCCCGGCACGAGGAGGTGGACCTGACCCGGCTGCCGGTGCTAACCGCCACCCCGCGCGACGCCGGTCCGTACCTGACGGCCGCGCTGGTCCATGCCGAGGACCCGGTCACCGGCGAGAGCGCGCTGTCCGCCCACCGGATGCTGGTGCTGGACCGTCGGCGCCTGACGATCTGGCTGGTGCCGGGGCGTCAGCTGGGGCTGCTGCACCTGCGGGCGCTGGAGCGCGGCGAGCGGCTGGCGGTCACGGTGAACATCGGCGTGCCACCCGCCGCGATGCTGGCCTCCGCGCTGAACAGCAGGTTCCTGCCGCCCGGCCTCGGCAAGCTCGCGCTGGCCGGCGCGCTGGCCGGGCAGCCGCTCGGCCTGGCCCCGGCCCTGACCCAGCCCGCCCACGCGCTGGCCGAGGCCGAGATCGTCCTGGAAGGCCACCTGGACGACAGCACGGCCGCCGAGGCGCTCGATGAGCGCGAACCCGGCTGCTCGCTACCGGAGTTCCTCGGCTACGACGGCCGGGCCAGGACCGGGTTGCCGGTGCTCACCGTCACCGCCGTCACCACCCGCCGCAATCCGCTCTACCAGGCCGTCATCGGACCGGGCCGCGAACAGTCCCACATCCTCGGCGTCGCGGGAGCCTTCTCGGTGGCCCTGTCGCTGCCCGCGACACCGGGCCTGCGGGTGGCGGACCTGTACTTCTCCCCGGCCGGTGGCGGCATGCTGCTGCTCGCGGTCGCCGTGCGCAAGGAGCACTGCGCGGCGGACGGGCTGCTGGCACCGCTGGCCCGGGAGGTCTTCCGGCAGCACCCCTTCGTGAAGACGGTGGTCTTCACCGACGACGACGTGGCGATCCGGTGCGCCGAGGACCTGCTGTGGGCCATGACCACCCGGTGCAACCTGGCCGCCGACGCCGCCTGTTTCGAGGGCTTCCCGCCCGTCCCGATGGACCCCGCGCAGACGCCCGAATGGGCCGGGGCCCGCCACCACCCGACGGTTCCCGGGCGAGTGGCCATCGACGCCACCACTCCGTACGCACTGCGCGCGTCCACCGCTCGAAGCTTCCTGCGCACCGGCGTCCCGGTGCACCACGGCACTGCGAAAGGGTAA
- the trpF gene encoding phosphoribosylanthranilate isomerase: MRLKVCGVTGEDQLRLLAGAPVDLVGLWYGVPGGPADLQLAELAHLAAVARAVGGPEPVLVTLLSDPAALCAAVAASGVSRVQLHGYTTPAQLRAVRAALPEAELLKVLHVRQGRVVESALLEAYQRAGADVFLFDSVGEDGRIGSTGIPLDASAVEAVLPRIDRPFLLAGGVSVAGARAHRAARQHPRFLGIDLDSGARTPDGAFHPGLIREIRAAWQPAPPGLAAALSCARLPVVMELKARSAHGQDLFRGRSATRLVAEYTRAGAPALSVVTGEWFGGSAALLEEVAGATELPILVKDFFTKERQLATARAAGAAAVLLTASVLPRTVLPRLITAALALGLTPFVEITEEAELAAVVHPQACVIAVNNKDIRQREQGRADLTRSLRLLPAVTATGTPVPVSASGIETPQQAAALLAAGYRGLLIGTGLLGSVDLDSWSATLARESELAR; encoded by the coding sequence GTGCGGCTGAAGGTGTGCGGGGTGACCGGCGAGGACCAGCTGCGGCTGCTCGCCGGGGCCCCGGTCGATCTGGTCGGGCTCTGGTACGGCGTGCCCGGCGGGCCCGCCGACCTGCAACTCGCGGAGCTGGCCCACCTGGCCGCCGTGGCGCGGGCGGTCGGCGGGCCCGAGCCGGTGCTGGTCACCCTGCTCAGCGACCCCGCGGCGCTGTGCGCGGCGGTGGCCGCGAGCGGGGTGTCGCGGGTGCAACTGCATGGCTACACCACGCCCGCCCAACTGCGGGCCGTGCGGGCGGCGTTGCCCGAGGCCGAACTGCTCAAGGTGCTGCACGTGCGCCAGGGCAGGGTGGTGGAGAGCGCGCTGCTCGAGGCCTACCAGCGGGCCGGCGCGGACGTCTTCCTGTTCGACTCGGTGGGCGAGGACGGCCGGATCGGCAGCACCGGCATTCCGCTGGACGCCTCGGCCGTCGAAGCGGTCCTGCCCCGGATCGACCGGCCGTTCCTGCTCGCCGGGGGCGTGTCCGTGGCCGGCGCCCGGGCGCACCGCGCCGCCCGGCAGCACCCGCGGTTCCTGGGCATCGACCTGGACAGCGGCGCCCGCACCCCGGACGGCGCCTTCCACCCCGGGCTGATCCGGGAGATCCGGGCCGCCTGGCAACCGGCGCCGCCCGGCCTGGCCGCGGCGCTGAGCTGCGCCCGCCTGCCCGTGGTCATGGAACTCAAGGCCCGCAGCGCGCACGGTCAGGACCTCTTCCGGGGCCGATCGGCGACCCGGCTGGTCGCCGAGTACACCAGGGCGGGCGCACCCGCACTCTCGGTGGTGACCGGGGAGTGGTTCGGCGGCAGTGCCGCCCTGCTGGAGGAGGTCGCGGGCGCCACCGAACTGCCCATTCTGGTGAAGGACTTCTTCACCAAGGAGCGCCAGCTGGCGACCGCCCGGGCGGCCGGTGCGGCGGCGGTCCTGCTGACCGCGTCCGTGCTGCCCCGCACGGTGCTGCCGCGGTTGATCACCGCCGCCCTCGCGCTGGGCCTGACCCCCTTCGTCGAGATCACCGAGGAGGCCGAGCTGGCCGCCGTCGTGCACCCGCAGGCCTGCGTGATCGCGGTCAACAACAAGGACATCCGACAGCGCGAGCAGGGCCGGGCCGACCTGACCCGCAGCCTGCGCCTGCTTCCCGCGGTGACCGCCACCGGCACGCCGGTGCCGGTCAGCGCCAGCGGAATCGAGACGCCGCAGCAGGCCGCGGCACTGCTCGCCGCCGGCTACCGGGGGCTGCTGATCGGCACCGGGCTGCTCGGCTCGGTCGACCTGGACTCCTGGTCGGCCACCCTGGCACGCGAGTCGGAGCTGGCTCGGTGA
- a CDS encoding TrpB-like pyridoxal phosphate-dependent enzyme, giving the protein MDTIKYQLGDDQIPTTWYNLAADLPLLSPALHPGTGEPATVADLVGIMPKELAEQELSLEREIEIPAVVRQIYAQWRPSPLFRARRLEQALDTPARIYYKYEGGSPAGSHKPNTAIAQAFYNKAAGIRRLATETGAGQWGSALSLAGAFFGLEVKVFMVQVSYHQKPYRRALMQTYGATCVPSPSMETAAGRGILAQDPDCPGSLGIATSEAIEVAMNDPFTNYAGGSVLNHVALHQSVIGQEALRQLELAEDYPDIVIGAAGGGSNLAGLAFPFLGRQLRGGARVRVIAAEPVACPSLTRGQIAYDFGDATGLTPLLKMHTLGHSFVPPAIHAGGLRYHGIAPLVSQALQDGLLEARAVPQSRCFEAGLLFARSEGIVPAPESTHAIRVAVDEALRLKAEGRSQAIVFGLSGHGHFDLGAYERHLAGELVDEAYDAESVARSLAELPTVAGS; this is encoded by the coding sequence ATGGACACCATCAAGTACCAGCTCGGTGACGACCAGATCCCCACCACCTGGTACAACCTGGCTGCCGACCTGCCGCTGCTGTCACCGGCCCTGCATCCCGGCACCGGGGAGCCGGCCACCGTGGCCGATCTGGTCGGCATCATGCCCAAGGAGCTGGCCGAGCAGGAACTGAGCCTGGAGCGGGAGATCGAGATCCCCGCCGTGGTCCGCCAGATCTACGCCCAGTGGCGCCCCTCGCCGCTGTTCCGGGCCCGCCGGCTGGAGCAGGCGCTCGACACCCCGGCGCGGATCTACTACAAGTACGAGGGCGGCAGCCCGGCCGGCAGCCACAAGCCCAACACCGCCATCGCGCAGGCCTTCTACAACAAGGCGGCGGGCATCCGCCGACTGGCCACCGAGACCGGCGCGGGCCAGTGGGGTTCGGCCCTCTCCCTGGCCGGGGCCTTCTTCGGCCTCGAGGTCAAGGTCTTCATGGTGCAGGTCAGCTACCACCAGAAGCCCTACCGCCGCGCCCTGATGCAGACCTACGGCGCGACCTGCGTGCCGAGCCCCTCGATGGAGACCGCCGCCGGGCGCGGCATCCTGGCCCAGGACCCCGACTGCCCCGGCAGCCTCGGCATCGCGACCTCCGAGGCGATCGAGGTGGCGATGAACGACCCGTTCACCAACTACGCGGGCGGCAGCGTGCTCAACCACGTCGCACTGCACCAGAGTGTGATCGGCCAGGAGGCGCTGCGCCAGCTGGAACTGGCCGAGGACTACCCCGACATCGTGATCGGCGCGGCCGGCGGCGGCAGCAACCTGGCCGGGCTGGCCTTCCCGTTCCTCGGCCGCCAGCTGCGTGGCGGCGCCCGGGTGCGGGTGATCGCGGCCGAGCCGGTCGCCTGCCCGAGTCTGACCCGGGGCCAGATCGCCTACGACTTCGGCGATGCCACCGGGCTGACCCCGCTGCTGAAGATGCACACCCTGGGCCACTCCTTCGTGCCCCCGGCGATCCACGCCGGCGGACTGCGCTACCACGGCATCGCGCCGCTGGTCAGCCAGGCGCTCCAGGACGGGCTGCTGGAGGCCAGGGCGGTGCCGCAGAGCCGCTGCTTCGAGGCGGGGCTGCTGTTCGCCCGCAGCGAGGGCATCGTGCCCGCACCGGAGTCCACCCACGCGATCAGGGTGGCCGTCGACGAGGCGCTGCGGCTCAAGGCGGAGGGCCGCTCCCAGGCCATCGTGTTCGGCCTGTCCGGGCACGGCCACTTCGACCTCGGCGCCTACGAGAGGCACCTCGCCGGCGAACTGGTGGACGAGGCGTACGACGCGGAGTCGGTGGCGCGTTCGCTGGCCGAGCTCCCGACCGTGGCAGGGAGCTGA
- a CDS encoding transglutaminase-like domain-containing protein yields MPDILEPALAETRAIDCSAPEVQAFVAEALPDGGQDQRDRAVRLYYAVRDRIRYEIYGADLSRTGLTASQTLRAGGGMCLHKSLVYLAALRSLGIPGRLVLTDVRNHLASPRIRAYIGGDVFHYHALTTVHLEGRWVRATPVFNKLLCRLYGMEPLEFDGTADSVHHPYGKDGTAQMEFLHEHGEFDDLPYQLVLDGLRAKHPALFVAEGGDRFTAGSLVADAADRTA; encoded by the coding sequence ATGCCGGACATCCTGGAACCGGCCCTGGCCGAGACCCGGGCCATCGACTGCTCCGCGCCCGAGGTCCAGGCGTTCGTGGCCGAGGCCCTACCGGACGGCGGCCAGGACCAGCGGGATCGCGCGGTCCGCCTCTACTACGCCGTGCGGGACCGGATCCGCTACGAGATCTACGGCGCCGACCTGTCCCGCACCGGACTGACGGCCAGTCAGACCCTGCGCGCCGGAGGGGGGATGTGCCTGCACAAGTCCCTGGTCTACCTGGCCGCGCTGCGCTCGCTGGGCATCCCGGGGCGCCTGGTGCTGACCGACGTGCGCAACCACCTCGCCTCGCCACGGATCCGGGCCTACATCGGCGGGGACGTCTTCCACTACCACGCCCTGACCACGGTCCACCTCGAGGGCCGCTGGGTGCGCGCCACCCCGGTCTTCAACAAACTGCTGTGCCGCCTGTACGGGATGGAGCCGCTGGAGTTCGACGGCACCGCCGACAGCGTCCACCACCCGTACGGGAAGGACGGCACCGCGCAGATGGAATTCCTGCACGAGCACGGCGAGTTCGACGACCTGCCGTACCAGCTGGTGCTCGACGGGCTGCGCGCGAAACACCCCGCCCTGTTCGTCGCCGAAGGCGGCGACCGCTTCACGGCCGGCTCCCTGGTGGCCGACGCCGCCGACCGCACCGCCTGA
- a CDS encoding acyl-CoA dehydrogenase family protein, translating to MIQWSDEQRELREALTPWFEKFGDGHLRYDQAEEFPRGPWRSVGESGLLALPFAAQYGGLEQSLLTTMYVLEGLGHGCRNGGLSFSVTTSMVGAGVPLQRFGSAELKARYLPGIADGTVIGAHAISEPGAGSDALAMRTSAVPDGDGYLLNGSKTFVSNGPVADLIAVYAKTDPTAGPLGVTTLLVARDTPGLTVGRPIRKMGLRASPMAELFFTDCRVPASHVVGRPGTGFLVLDHVMKWEILCSFAVSVGEMQRRLEDCLAYAKQRRAFQAPIGSFQSVANKVVEMWIGVESSRKWLYDTAAKLTEGQNVTLDLAAAKLVASEANLASALHAVQIFGGNGYTAEYGVEQELRNAVAGTIYSGTSEVQRVRIATMLGL from the coding sequence ATGATCCAATGGTCCGATGAGCAGCGGGAGTTGCGGGAGGCGCTGACCCCGTGGTTCGAGAAGTTCGGTGACGGCCACCTGCGGTACGACCAGGCCGAGGAGTTCCCGCGCGGCCCCTGGCGGTCGGTCGGCGAATCCGGGTTGCTGGCCCTGCCCTTCGCCGCGCAGTACGGCGGCCTGGAGCAGTCCCTGCTGACCACCATGTACGTCCTGGAGGGCCTGGGCCACGGCTGCCGCAACGGGGGCCTGAGCTTCTCGGTCACCACCAGCATGGTCGGTGCCGGAGTGCCGCTGCAGCGCTTCGGCTCCGCCGAGCTGAAAGCCCGCTACCTGCCGGGGATCGCCGACGGCACCGTGATCGGCGCGCATGCGATCAGTGAGCCGGGCGCCGGCTCCGACGCGCTGGCGATGCGCACCTCGGCGGTGCCGGACGGCGACGGGTACCTGCTCAACGGCAGCAAGACCTTCGTCAGCAACGGCCCGGTGGCCGACCTGATCGCGGTCTACGCCAAGACCGACCCGACGGCCGGCCCGCTCGGGGTGACCACCCTGCTGGTCGCCCGGGACACCCCCGGGCTGACCGTCGGGCGGCCGATCCGGAAGATGGGCCTGCGGGCCTCGCCGATGGCCGAGTTGTTCTTCACGGACTGCCGGGTTCCGGCCTCCCACGTGGTGGGCCGGCCCGGCACCGGGTTCCTGGTCCTCGACCACGTGATGAAGTGGGAGATCCTCTGCTCCTTCGCCGTGAGCGTGGGCGAGATGCAGCGCCGGCTCGAGGACTGCCTGGCCTACGCCAAGCAGCGCAGGGCCTTCCAGGCGCCGATCGGGTCCTTCCAGTCCGTGGCCAACAAGGTCGTCGAGATGTGGATCGGCGTCGAGAGCTCACGCAAGTGGCTCTACGACACCGCCGCCAAGCTCACCGAGGGGCAGAACGTCACCCTCGACCTGGCCGCGGCCAAGCTGGTGGCCAGCGAGGCCAACCTCGCCTCCGCCCTGCACGCCGTGCAGATCTTCGGCGGCAACGGCTACACCGCCGAGTACGGCGTGGAGCAGGAGTTGCGCAACGCGGTGGCCGGGACGATCTACTCCGGCACCTCGGAGGTCCAGCGGGTGCGGATCGCCACCATGCTCGGCCTGTGA
- a CDS encoding ectoine synthase: MLIRKIDEVKTVEWGNGLSRRFLLEADQMGYSVTDTLVTAGTKSLLEYKRHLEACYCISGRGEVVDMQGNSHVIEPGTLYALDRHDAHWLVAWPAEDLRLVCVFTPALRGEEAHALDGTSSSHY; this comes from the coding sequence ATGCTGATTCGCAAGATCGACGAAGTGAAGACCGTGGAGTGGGGCAACGGCCTGAGTCGCCGGTTCCTCCTCGAAGCCGACCAGATGGGCTACTCGGTCACCGACACCCTGGTCACCGCCGGCACCAAGTCGCTGCTGGAGTACAAGCGGCACCTGGAGGCCTGCTACTGCATCTCGGGCCGCGGCGAGGTGGTCGACATGCAGGGCAACAGCCATGTGATCGAGCCCGGCACCCTCTACGCGCTGGACCGGCACGACGCGCACTGGCTGGTCGCCTGGCCGGCCGAGGACCTGCGGCTGGTCTGCGTCTTCACCCCCGCGCTGCGGGGCGAGGAAGCACACGCGTTGGACGGCACCTCGTCCTCCCACTACTGA
- the trpA gene encoding tryptophan synthase subunit alpha has translation MAEFFAGRSPADPGLALFLNAGDPGLALLAELVESLDEQRVDCLELAVPFPDSPTDGPVVRRSARRALAAGVDLEAVLGFLARVRPGLRHTRIALLADWHHSVRAMGLERFLHRAKEVGADATLLHGLPALARPRYLEAAERIGQPVVTTCYPHSAPEVLAQSARYASAYLYLVAHYGRSGSAAPPDRAALAPALAGLRELTSAPIAVGFGVRTAADVLAMGELGADAAIVGSALVAQVERCLTAAGDTCAGATSGGELIGELLGFVAGLRPGGGKQSVSEPVAERRIPC, from the coding sequence GTGGCTGAGTTCTTCGCGGGGCGCAGCCCGGCCGATCCGGGCCTGGCCCTGTTCCTCAACGCGGGTGACCCGGGCCTTGCGCTGCTGGCCGAACTGGTGGAGTCGCTGGACGAGCAGCGGGTGGACTGCCTGGAACTCGCCGTCCCCTTCCCCGACTCGCCCACCGACGGCCCCGTCGTGCGCCGCTCGGCGCGCCGGGCGCTGGCGGCCGGCGTCGACCTGGAGGCGGTGCTCGGCTTCCTGGCCCGGGTGCGACCGGGGTTGCGGCACACCCGGATCGCGCTGCTGGCGGACTGGCACCACTCGGTCCGGGCGATGGGCCTGGAGCGGTTCCTGCACCGGGCCAAGGAGGTCGGCGCGGACGCCACCCTCCTGCACGGCCTACCGGCGCTGGCCCGACCCCGCTACCTGGAGGCGGCCGAGCGGATCGGGCAGCCGGTGGTGACCACCTGCTACCCGCACTCCGCGCCCGAGGTCCTGGCGCAGAGCGCCAGGTACGCCTCCGCCTACCTCTACCTGGTCGCCCACTACGGGCGTTCGGGTAGCGCGGCGCCGCCCGACCGGGCGGCGCTGGCCCCGGCCCTGGCCGGGCTCCGGGAGCTCACCTCGGCCCCGATCGCGGTCGGTTTCGGGGTCCGCACGGCCGCCGACGTCCTGGCGATGGGCGAGTTGGGCGCGGACGCCGCGATCGTCGGCAGCGCCCTGGTGGCCCAGGTCGAGCGCTGCCTGACCGCCGCCGGCGATACCTGCGCCGGCGCTACCTCCGGTGGCGAGCTCATCGGTGAACTCCTCGGATTCGTCGCCGGGTTGCGGCCCGGCGGTGGCAAGCAGTCGGTGTCAGAACCTGTCGCAGAACGGAGAATCCCATGCTGA
- a CDS encoding phosphopantetheine-binding protein yields MARAEDIKKYLIQQFLLDVSVEELADDFDLLANGVIDSLGLLTLVSWLEGTYRLDIDALDVAPDNFRSVAAISAFLDRADAVPDGAR; encoded by the coding sequence ATGGCCCGCGCCGAGGACATCAAGAAGTACCTGATCCAGCAGTTCCTGCTGGACGTCAGCGTCGAGGAACTGGCCGACGACTTCGACCTGCTGGCCAACGGTGTGATCGACAGCCTCGGGCTGCTCACCCTGGTCAGCTGGCTGGAGGGCACCTACCGGCTGGACATCGACGCGCTGGACGTGGCACCCGACAACTTCCGTTCGGTGGCCGCCATCAGCGCCTTCCTGGACCGGGCCGACGCGGTGCCGGACGGGGCGAGATAG
- a CDS encoding AMP-binding protein, whose translation MRLRPTAPALLWHAGEVSYAELYALAGAAAARIEASVAPGRPVAMVAKKSPQSIAVVLAALLLGRPVLLPAAELGARAMARLLADCGAHRLPEPVELTGSRLSAPPYEWDRPAEPALLLTTSGSTGLPKVVPLGGAALERFTDWAAGHFGIGPDTTVLNYAPLNFDLCLLDIWTTLSRGGCVSLVDQDLAANPAHLLALFRARPVQVVQGVPLLYQLLAQAAESGTGEGGIDASGIGDGGEQPFAAVEHAILTGDAVTEQIFAPLPALMPRASFHNVYGCTETNDSFVHLIDPADPMPHGTVPIGRPAAGVRALLLAEDGSVLTGPGRGELVVATPFQATGYLNAELDRGVFVERPDGRYYRTGDLVRRHQDGVLTLEGRGDFVVKVRGVRVNTVEVERALCSHPETLEAAVLALPDQAAGTLLHAVVRRAAGSGLNTLALRQHAAGLLPRAALPSTLDLVDTALPRTSTGKLDRKAALGRSRHLQRTDATTTTAGD comes from the coding sequence GTGAGGCTGCGTCCGACGGCGCCCGCTCTGCTCTGGCACGCCGGTGAGGTGAGCTACGCCGAGCTGTACGCCCTGGCGGGTGCGGCCGCCGCGCGGATCGAGGCGAGCGTGGCGCCGGGCCGACCGGTGGCCATGGTCGCCAAGAAGTCCCCGCAGTCGATCGCCGTGGTGCTGGCCGCTCTGCTGCTGGGGCGTCCGGTGCTGCTGCCCGCAGCCGAGCTCGGGGCGCGGGCCATGGCCCGGCTGCTGGCGGACTGCGGTGCCCACCGGCTGCCGGAGCCGGTGGAGTTGACCGGATCTCGGCTCAGCGCACCGCCGTACGAGTGGGATCGGCCTGCTGAGCCGGCGCTGCTGCTGACCACCTCAGGGTCCACCGGTCTGCCCAAGGTCGTCCCGCTGGGCGGCGCGGCGCTGGAGCGCTTCACCGACTGGGCGGCCGGGCACTTCGGCATCGGCCCGGACACCACCGTGCTCAACTACGCGCCGCTCAACTTCGACCTGTGCCTGCTGGACATCTGGACGACGCTCAGCCGTGGCGGCTGCGTCTCGTTGGTGGACCAGGACCTGGCCGCCAACCCGGCCCACCTGCTGGCTCTCTTCCGGGCCCGCCCGGTCCAGGTGGTGCAGGGCGTTCCGCTGCTCTACCAACTGCTCGCCCAGGCAGCCGAGTCCGGCACCGGCGAGGGCGGCATCGACGCGTCCGGCATCGGCGACGGCGGGGAGCAGCCGTTCGCCGCCGTCGAGCACGCGATCCTCACCGGGGACGCGGTCACGGAGCAGATCTTCGCCCCGCTGCCGGCCCTGATGCCCAGGGCGAGTTTCCACAACGTCTACGGCTGCACCGAGACCAACGACAGCTTCGTCCACCTGATCGACCCCGCCGACCCGATGCCGCACGGGACGGTGCCGATCGGCCGACCCGCGGCGGGGGTGCGGGCGCTGCTGCTGGCCGAGGACGGCAGCGTGCTGACCGGGCCCGGACGGGGCGAACTCGTGGTCGCCACGCCCTTCCAGGCCACCGGATACCTGAACGCCGAGCTCGACCGGGGCGTGTTCGTCGAGCGCCCGGACGGCCGCTACTACCGCACCGGTGACCTGGTGCGGCGTCACCAGGACGGGGTGCTGACCCTGGAGGGCCGCGGCGACTTCGTGGTGAAGGTCCGCGGCGTGCGGGTGAACACCGTCGAGGTGGAGCGGGCGCTGTGCAGCCACCCCGAGACACTCGAGGCAGCGGTGCTGGCGTTGCCGGACCAGGCCGCCGGGACCCTGCTGCACGCCGTGGTCCGGCGGGCGGCCGGCTCCGGCCTCAACACCCTGGCGTTGCGGCAGCACGCGGCGGGGCTGCTGCCCAGGGCCGCACTGCCGAGCACGCTCGACCTGGTGGACACCGCGCTGCCCCGCACCAGCACCGGGAAGCTCGACCGCAAGGCCGCGCTGGGCCGCTCCCGGCACCTGCAACGCACCGACGCCACGACCACTACCGCAGGAGACTGA
- a CDS encoding LysE family translocator, with protein sequence MTLPSLAALALFVPTVMALVAVPGPNMLLILSRGIGQGRRAAFASAVGVELGTLVHVLGTVIGVSALIATSALAFGLVKYAGAAYLVYLGVRTLVTKSAGLAPGAPHAGAAGPQPVRTLLRQGALVNVLNPKVALFFLALLPQYVNPDRGSVASQTLVLGMVFFAIALAMDLLYALASVGVGAWLARSARFARAQKYITGCTYLVLGVSAAFAQPSGGHRRG encoded by the coding sequence GTGACGCTTCCGTCGTTGGCCGCGCTCGCGCTCTTCGTCCCGACGGTGATGGCCCTGGTGGCCGTCCCCGGGCCGAACATGCTGCTGATCCTCAGCCGCGGGATCGGACAGGGCCGTAGGGCCGCCTTCGCCTCGGCCGTGGGGGTCGAGCTGGGCACCTTGGTGCACGTGCTGGGGACGGTGATCGGGGTCTCCGCGTTGATCGCGACCTCGGCGCTGGCCTTCGGCCTGGTCAAGTACGCCGGCGCCGCCTACCTGGTCTACCTCGGTGTGCGCACCCTGGTGACCAAGTCGGCAGGGCTGGCTCCGGGCGCGCCGCACGCGGGTGCGGCGGGGCCGCAGCCGGTCCGCACGCTGCTGCGCCAAGGTGCTCTGGTGAACGTGCTGAACCCCAAGGTCGCGCTCTTCTTCCTGGCGCTGCTGCCGCAGTACGTCAACCCGGACCGGGGCTCGGTGGCGAGTCAGACCCTGGTGCTCGGGATGGTGTTCTTCGCCATCGCGCTGGCCATGGACCTGCTCTACGCCCTGGCCTCGGTGGGGGTGGGCGCCTGGCTGGCGCGCAGCGCGCGGTTCGCCCGGGCGCAGAAGTACATCACCGGGTGCACCTATCTGGTGCTGGGTGTCAGCGCGGCGTTCGCGCAGCCGTCCGGCGGGCACCGGAGAGGCTGA
- a CDS encoding helix-turn-helix transcriptional regulator has protein sequence MDLETDRKILAGLYRQLRNDPTLDVPSLCAKAGLEPASVQQATELLVEIGLLPSTQPPCGTRAVTSIEKALNHLARQAEQSAVEWTQETVRLRKAIRLLTTELADQYQTQLSLAPAELIVGMARISEVLEDCTDLAQDEVLSMHPGPVVESRSKARLERNRRVLDRGVGMRTVHLTSTARLPHGLALLEEMQSTGVRVRLAPTIPFRLIVIDDVMAFTPSFDIEAEPTALVTRGPVITRLLRRVFEHCWQSAVELGAQAPPEQSANDGPLTSQQSCLLRLMNAGMKDEAVARELGVSIRTLRRLMTDLMEKLNAGTRFQAGVRAEQLGWLK, from the coding sequence ATGGATCTTGAAACGGACCGGAAAATCCTCGCCGGCCTTTATCGCCAGCTCCGCAATGATCCGACCCTCGACGTGCCCAGCCTGTGTGCCAAAGCCGGACTCGAACCGGCGTCCGTCCAGCAGGCCACCGAACTGCTCGTCGAGATCGGACTGTTGCCCAGCACGCAGCCGCCCTGCGGCACCCGCGCCGTCACCTCCATCGAGAAGGCGCTCAACCACCTTGCCCGGCAGGCCGAACAGTCCGCCGTCGAGTGGACGCAGGAGACGGTGCGCCTGCGCAAGGCGATCCGCCTGCTCACCACCGAACTCGCCGACCAGTACCAGACTCAGCTCAGCCTGGCGCCCGCCGAACTGATCGTCGGGATGGCCCGGATCTCCGAGGTCCTGGAGGACTGCACCGACCTCGCGCAGGACGAGGTGCTGAGCATGCACCCCGGGCCCGTGGTGGAGAGCCGCTCGAAGGCCCGACTCGAACGCAACCGGCGAGTGCTCGACCGAGGCGTCGGCATGCGCACCGTACACCTCACGTCCACCGCCCGACTACCGCACGGCCTGGCCCTGTTGGAGGAGATGCAGAGCACCGGCGTGCGGGTCAGACTGGCCCCGACGATCCCCTTCAGACTGATCGTCATCGACGACGTGATGGCCTTCACCCCCAGCTTCGACATCGAGGCCGAGCCGACCGCGCTGGTCACCCGCGGCCCGGTGATCACCCGACTGCTGCGCCGGGTCTTCGAACACTGCTGGCAGTCGGCCGTCGAACTGGGCGCCCAGGCGCCGCCCGAGCAGTCGGCGAACGACGGTCCACTGACCTCGCAGCAGAGCTGCCTGCTGCGACTGATGAACGCCGGCATGAAGGACGAGGCGGTCGCCCGCGAGCTGGGAGTCTCCATCCGCACGCTGCGCCGGCTGATGACCGACCTGATGGAGAAGCTCAACGCCGGCACCCGCTTCCAGGCCGGCGTCCGGGCGGAGCAGTTAGGCTGGCTCAAATAG